The following proteins come from a genomic window of Paenibacillus sp. CAA11:
- a CDS encoding LemA family protein, whose product MPRKGKGCLLPIIIGVILIILVVSVFAGKYNTFVNAEENVNQKWGRIEVDLQRRYDLIPNLVNTVKGIAKQEKDVIGEVTKARAALGGARTPDEKADANDQLSGALSRLLVVVENYPTLKSDVHFTQLMDELAGTENRIAVARGDYNDAVTTYNKQIRNFPGNLIAGIMGFHKKELFETTAESRTNPQVDFGTDNTEGTTP is encoded by the coding sequence ATGCCAAGGAAAGGAAAGGGCTGCCTGCTGCCGATCATTATCGGGGTAATCCTGATCATCCTTGTCGTTTCCGTGTTTGCCGGAAAATATAATACGTTCGTGAATGCTGAAGAGAATGTGAATCAGAAATGGGGCCGCATCGAGGTCGATTTGCAGCGCCGGTATGATTTGATACCTAACCTGGTGAATACGGTGAAGGGCATTGCGAAGCAGGAGAAGGATGTCATTGGCGAGGTGACTAAGGCGCGTGCGGCACTTGGCGGAGCGCGGACACCGGATGAGAAGGCGGATGCCAACGATCAATTATCCGGGGCACTCAGCCGTCTGCTTGTGGTGGTTGAGAATTATCCGACCTTAAAATCGGATGTGCACTTTACACAGCTGATGGATGAGCTGGCCGGGACGGAGAATCGAATCGCAGTGGCCCGTGGAGACTACAACGATGCGGTAACAACCTATAATAAACAAATCCGCAATTTCCCGGGCAATCTCATCGCTGGAATTATGGGCTTCCACAAGAAGGAACTCTTCGAGACGACAGCGGAATCGCGAACCAATCCGCAGGTCGATTTCGGTACGGACAATACGGAAGGAACAACACCATGA
- a CDS encoding TPM domain-containing protein — protein sequence MNRRIVRCFGPLLLVLLLVFPAISAPVSAEVSIPRPQGDIYVQDFEHLLTDAQKNELNSLGRALEDATKAQVAVLTVDSFGGATIESYANQALREYALGDKELNNGVLFVLSVKEGQARIEVGYGLEGAIPDGKAGRIIDTTAIPYLKELKYDQAVIQTYRALYNETAKEYGVEGKLSPVPVEQPGSEGFSGDGGGGISWVWVIVVVLLLAADFILFRGRMTTFLLQMLLIFGGRGGPGGGGSGGGGFRGGGGGSGGGGGASRRF from the coding sequence ATGAACAGGCGTATTGTTCGCTGCTTCGGCCCATTGCTGCTTGTACTCCTGCTGGTGTTCCCAGCAATATCTGCGCCTGTTTCTGCGGAAGTATCCATCCCTAGACCGCAAGGAGATATCTATGTTCAGGACTTTGAGCACTTGCTGACGGATGCGCAGAAGAATGAGCTTAACAGCCTGGGCCGGGCATTAGAGGATGCTACAAAAGCGCAGGTTGCCGTATTAACTGTAGATTCATTTGGAGGAGCAACCATTGAGAGCTATGCTAATCAGGCGCTTCGGGAATACGCGCTGGGAGACAAGGAACTTAACAATGGGGTGCTATTTGTATTATCGGTCAAGGAAGGGCAGGCCCGGATTGAGGTCGGCTATGGCTTGGAAGGTGCGATTCCCGATGGGAAGGCGGGCCGAATCATAGACACGACAGCGATTCCTTATCTGAAAGAACTAAAGTACGACCAAGCCGTCATTCAAACCTACAGGGCGTTATATAACGAGACGGCGAAAGAATATGGGGTAGAGGGTAAGTTGTCTCCCGTGCCGGTGGAACAGCCGGGGAGTGAGGGCTTTTCCGGTGATGGTGGCGGCGGCATCTCCTGGGTTTGGGTTATCGTTGTGGTTTTGCTGCTCGCAGCTGACTTCATTCTGTTTCGGGGCAGAATGACTACGTTCCTCCTTCAGATGCTGCTGATCTTCGGCGGCCGCGGAGGGCCAGGTGGGGGCGGCTCTGGCGGTGGAGGCTTCCGGGGCGGGGGTGGAGGCTCCGGCGGCGGAGGCGGTGCAAGCCGGAGATTTTGA
- the hcp gene encoding hydroxylamine reductase translates to MFCYQCEQTTPGGCKVMGVCGKDETIASLQDTMIFALKGIAAYATHARQLGYTDPDVDRITHEALYMTLTNSNFNLQEHIDMAMQVGSAAVKVMGLLDRAHTDRFGVPEPVTISQNQIEGKCIVITGHNLFALEELLKQTEGLGINIYTHSEMLPAHGYPMLKKYPHLKGNIGKSWFDQRRLFEQFPGAILATTNCVMPIKGSYADRFFSYEVAGLEHVTKIVNDDFSPLIQKALELPEAHQTSDAVLTTGYHHETVLGLAPEIIAAIKAGQIKRFFVIAGCDAPGKGGEYYRELATSLPPETVILTTSCGKFRFNDVDYGTVPGTDIPRYIDLGQCNNSGSTVQIAMALADAFECEVNDLPISIVLSWFEQKAVAILLGLFSLGIKDIRIGPKPPEFISEGVLQLLVETFGLKLIGDAHQDMEDMLALSH, encoded by the coding sequence ATGTTTTGTTATCAATGTGAACAGACCACACCAGGCGGATGCAAAGTGATGGGCGTCTGCGGCAAGGATGAGACGATCGCAAGCCTGCAGGATACAATGATTTTCGCGTTAAAAGGAATTGCTGCCTATGCAACCCATGCCAGACAGCTGGGGTATACGGATCCCGACGTAGACCGCATTACCCATGAAGCTTTGTATATGACATTAACGAACTCCAACTTTAATCTCCAGGAGCATATTGACATGGCCATGCAGGTCGGCTCCGCTGCAGTTAAGGTGATGGGTCTGCTGGACCGGGCCCATACAGACCGTTTTGGAGTACCTGAGCCGGTCACGATCAGCCAGAATCAAATCGAAGGCAAATGTATTGTCATCACAGGACATAATTTATTCGCCCTTGAGGAGCTGCTGAAGCAAACGGAAGGCTTGGGCATCAATATCTACACCCACTCGGAGATGCTCCCCGCTCACGGTTATCCAATGCTGAAGAAATATCCGCATCTGAAGGGCAATATCGGCAAATCCTGGTTCGATCAACGAAGACTGTTCGAGCAGTTCCCAGGCGCCATTCTGGCCACAACCAACTGCGTCATGCCGATCAAAGGCTCTTATGCCGACCGTTTCTTCTCCTATGAGGTAGCCGGACTTGAACATGTAACCAAGATTGTGAACGACGATTTTAGCCCATTAATTCAAAAAGCCCTGGAGCTGCCTGAAGCCCATCAGACTTCCGATGCCGTACTGACGACCGGGTATCACCATGAGACTGTGCTGGGACTTGCTCCAGAGATCATTGCAGCGATCAAGGCCGGGCAGATCAAGCGCTTCTTCGTCATTGCCGGCTGCGACGCTCCAGGCAAAGGAGGAGAATACTATCGTGAGCTTGCCACCTCTCTCCCTCCGGAGACCGTCATCCTTACGACCTCCTGCGGTAAGTTCCGCTTCAACGATGTAGATTACGGTACAGTGCCTGGCACAGACATTCCACGCTATATTGATCTAGGCCAGTGCAACAATTCCGGCTCCACCGTTCAGATCGCTATGGCGCTGGCAGATGCCTTTGAATGCGAAGTCAATGATCTGCCGATCAGCATTGTGCTTTCCTGGTTTGAACAGAAAGCTGTTGCCATCTTGCTCGGACTGTTCAGCCTAGGGATTAAAGATATTCGCATCGGTCCTAAGCCGCCGGAGTTCATCTCTGAAGGCGTACTTCAACTGCTCGTCGAAACGTTCGGGCTCAAGCTCATTGGGGATGCCCATCAAGATATGGAAGACATGCTGGCACTCTCACATTAA
- a CDS encoding helix-turn-helix transcriptional regulator has protein sequence MKIDRLLAIVILLINRRMVQAQELADRFEVSVRTIYRDIDSINTAGIPVITFQGSGGGIGLAEGFRLERHLLTEEDVAAIVAALRSVSTPYADDPYIQKLLGKLTSLLPEESEEFLLKSNQLLIDFVPWGADGILKHKFALLKKAVASCQVVSFTYVDAEGSSTRRRVEPYALVMKGQNWYLYGYCQERCNFRLFKLKRIKELQEDKTSFVRQAVNLSDLSLTEDWRSAADTVNLVLRFNREARYLAEEFFGVEALYEEPQEEYFTVRSSYPEDSWLYSFLLSFGDQMEVLEPAHIRCRIQDMATSMANKYVSSLQT, from the coding sequence ATGAAAATAGATCGGCTGCTTGCCATCGTCATTCTTCTGATCAACCGCCGAATGGTCCAAGCGCAGGAGCTGGCGGACCGCTTCGAAGTATCTGTCCGGACGATTTATCGGGATATTGATTCGATTAATACAGCCGGCATTCCTGTGATCACATTCCAAGGATCAGGCGGTGGTATTGGGCTTGCAGAAGGGTTCAGGCTGGAACGCCATCTTCTGACCGAGGAGGATGTAGCTGCCATTGTCGCGGCTCTTCGCAGTGTATCTACGCCATATGCGGATGACCCGTACATTCAGAAGCTGCTCGGCAAATTAACCTCACTCCTGCCAGAAGAGAGCGAAGAATTTCTGCTGAAGAGCAACCAGCTGCTCATTGATTTTGTTCCTTGGGGTGCCGATGGCATCCTGAAACATAAATTTGCTCTCCTTAAGAAAGCCGTTGCGTCGTGCCAAGTGGTCTCCTTCACCTATGTGGATGCTGAAGGATCCAGCACCCGGCGCAGAGTCGAGCCCTATGCGCTGGTCATGAAGGGACAGAATTGGTACCTTTACGGGTACTGCCAGGAGCGCTGTAATTTCCGTCTATTCAAGCTAAAGCGCATCAAGGAGCTCCAGGAGGACAAGACCAGCTTTGTGCGACAGGCGGTGAATCTCAGTGACCTGTCATTGACAGAAGATTGGCGTTCTGCGGCAGATACGGTGAATCTGGTCCTGCGCTTCAATCGGGAGGCCCGGTATTTGGCCGAGGAATTCTTCGGAGTCGAAGCATTGTATGAGGAACCGCAAGAGGAGTACTTCACGGTAAGAAGCAGCTATCCGGAGGACAGCTGGCTGTACAGCTTCCTTCTCAGCTTCGGCGATCAAATGGAGGTATT
- a CDS encoding ABC transporter permease subunit: MGLRSQWLKSLIIGLIAFLVVILLVLFPRSTAFSWREYANNIRTFFSNLILHQSLGQTQYNDSANIAVLRAVAKSALIIPSALVVGFFVGMLKGMLDYGLSKLRLSFLGSGTTWLFQSVPDFLMLLLALWYIIHHGNKIRFMGDGGWPGYYVPVILTSIYPIVYVARITYAAIATQEGQLYIKTAKAKGLTSLRIFFKHIMANCIGRILTHITPLGVYIISSLVLIEYFRNVLGAARRMMIGIDFVPSMGMSGDGFEPGVIIGIAFFFMLMIFAFQLISYAARRYFDPRSVQKGD; this comes from the coding sequence ATGGGATTACGTTCACAGTGGTTGAAGTCTCTAATTATTGGTCTTATCGCATTCTTAGTCGTCATCTTGCTTGTCTTATTTCCTAGATCTACGGCGTTCTCCTGGAGAGAATACGCGAATAATATCCGTACCTTCTTCAGCAATCTCATCCTGCATCAAAGTCTGGGTCAGACCCAATACAACGATTCGGCGAATATAGCCGTGCTGAGGGCTGTAGCCAAGAGCGCCTTAATCATTCCTTCAGCACTTGTAGTCGGCTTTTTTGTCGGCATGCTCAAAGGCATGCTGGACTATGGACTATCCAAGCTAAGGCTGAGCTTCCTCGGCAGCGGAACGACCTGGCTGTTTCAATCGGTGCCTGATTTCCTCATGCTGCTGCTTGCCCTCTGGTACATCATCCACCATGGCAACAAGATTCGCTTCATGGGCGATGGAGGCTGGCCCGGATATTATGTGCCTGTCATCCTGACTTCGATCTACCCGATTGTATATGTGGCACGGATCACTTACGCAGCCATTGCTACCCAGGAAGGACAGTTGTACATCAAGACAGCCAAAGCCAAAGGCCTCACTTCCTTGCGAATCTTCTTCAAGCACATCATGGCGAACTGCATCGGAAGAATCCTAACTCATATTACACCTCTTGGTGTCTATATTATCTCAAGCCTTGTCCTGATTGAATATTTCCGAAATGTGCTCGGCGCTGCCCGGCGAATGATGATTGGCATTGATTTCGTCCCATCTATGGGGATGAGCGGAGACGGGTTTGAACCCGGCGTGATTATTGGCATCGCCTTCTTCTTCATGCTCATGATTTTCGCTTTCCAGTTGATCTCCTACGCAGCTAGAAGATATTTTGATCCAAGATCTGTACAGAAAGGAGACTGA
- a CDS encoding cation diffusion facilitator family transporter has product MGGGFEILQNNYDSIKQGEKGALISIIAYLILSAFKLIVGYSTGSEALSADGLNNATDIVASLAVLAGLRISRKPPDKDHRYGHYRAETVAALVASFIMFAVGLQVLYQAVSQFRSSAAESPDMIAAWSALLCAGVMYGVYLYNIRLANRINSGALRAAAQDNRSDAFVSIGAFVGILGSQLGLPWLDPLTAVLVGLIICKTAWTIFRDSTHALTDGFDDQLLEEIKVTIQETAGVRELLDLKARVLGNNTLVDATIGVDGSLNVAEGHQITEVIERRILDLYDISYVHIHIEPYKK; this is encoded by the coding sequence ATGGGCGGAGGTTTTGAAATATTGCAGAATAACTACGATAGCATCAAGCAGGGTGAAAAAGGGGCACTTATTAGTATTATCGCCTACCTTATCCTTTCAGCGTTCAAGCTGATCGTCGGGTACAGTACGGGTTCAGAAGCTTTATCCGCCGATGGGCTGAACAATGCAACCGACATCGTCGCATCGTTGGCCGTTCTGGCAGGACTTCGCATCTCCCGCAAGCCGCCGGACAAGGATCATAGATACGGGCATTACCGGGCAGAGACCGTAGCGGCCCTGGTTGCCTCCTTTATTATGTTTGCCGTAGGTCTTCAAGTGCTGTACCAGGCGGTTAGCCAATTCAGAAGCAGTGCCGCCGAATCCCCGGATATGATTGCTGCCTGGTCAGCACTGCTGTGCGCAGGAGTGATGTACGGCGTCTACCTGTACAATATCAGACTGGCCAACCGGATTAACAGCGGCGCTTTGCGTGCTGCGGCTCAGGACAACCGTTCAGACGCTTTTGTCAGCATCGGCGCTTTTGTAGGTATTCTGGGCTCACAGCTCGGGCTTCCATGGCTGGACCCGCTGACCGCGGTCCTTGTAGGACTTATTATCTGCAAGACCGCATGGACGATCTTCCGCGATTCCACCCATGCGCTCACAGACGGCTTTGACGATCAGCTCCTGGAAGAGATCAAGGTCACCATTCAGGAGACAGCTGGGGTTAGAGAACTCCTTGATCTTAAGGCGCGCGTGCTCGGCAATAATACACTGGTGGATGCCACCATCGGAGTGGATGGCAGCTTGAATGTGGCGGAGGGACATCAGATCACGGAGGTCATTGAACGAAGAATTCTTGATCTATATGACATCTCTTATGTTCATATTCATATTGAGCCGTATAAAAAATAG
- a CDS encoding ABC transporter permease subunit: protein MKKNIMLWVGSVMLLFLLLVTFVGPYMSIIDRELKPVPYHWGPNNKLILPPYKYSADNPLGSDKKGVDNLSRLIVGAKLTLMLTVSIALIRYFVGVPLGLFARKKRGLAHHILGVMNMVFSYIPPILAAALFISLPLLVHQPLRLFWIVVFLGIIEAGRVGYLVQQQTFSVSQEPFVEAGNALGLSPRRLSLKYYLPAIMPDLIVNFCLDLGKCLLLLGQLGVLGFFLTQRFSNEIGMVNISNDWGGMLASHTYDIFVSKFQNVLIPAFAMLYAILTFNVFGEGLRHHFNRRSSSSKTL from the coding sequence GTGAAAAAGAATATCATGCTCTGGGTTGGAAGCGTCATGCTTCTCTTCCTGCTCCTCGTAACCTTCGTTGGTCCCTATATGTCAATCATTGATCGGGAGTTAAAGCCTGTCCCTTACCACTGGGGCCCTAATAACAAACTTATCCTTCCCCCGTATAAATATTCAGCTGACAACCCGCTCGGCTCTGACAAAAAAGGTGTTGATAATCTCAGCCGGCTGATCGTCGGTGCCAAGCTTACCCTGATGCTAACAGTGTCTATTGCACTCATCCGCTATTTTGTCGGAGTCCCGCTAGGTTTGTTCGCACGCAAGAAGCGAGGTCTTGCCCATCATATACTCGGCGTTATGAATATGGTCTTTTCTTACATACCTCCTATCCTGGCTGCGGCTCTCTTCATCAGCCTGCCGCTGCTTGTCCATCAGCCCCTCCGCCTCTTCTGGATCGTTGTGTTCCTGGGGATCATTGAAGCAGGTCGTGTCGGTTATCTCGTACAGCAGCAGACGTTCAGCGTATCCCAGGAACCGTTCGTAGAAGCTGGGAATGCCCTTGGCCTTAGTCCAAGACGGCTGTCTCTCAAATATTATTTGCCTGCTATTATGCCGGATCTCATTGTGAATTTCTGTCTGGATCTTGGAAAATGTCTGCTGCTGCTAGGGCAGCTCGGCGTACTTGGCTTCTTCCTTACCCAGCGCTTCTCTAATGAAATAGGCATGGTCAATATAAGCAATGATTGGGGCGGGATGCTGGCTTCGCATACCTATGATATTTTTGTCAGCAAGTTCCAGAATGTGCTGATCCCAGCCTTCGCCATGCTATATGCCATCCTGACGTTCAACGTCTTTGGTGAAGGGCTCAGACATCACTTCAACCGCCGCTCTTCCTCCAGCAAGACACTCTGA
- the ahbA gene encoding siroheme decarboxylase subunit alpha, translating into MDTIDQQLLNLIQQGIPLDPKPYHALAQQLGLAPEETVQRLKDLREQKYIRRIGAVLNPVKLGYKSKLYALEVSEDRFYQTAETVNQYQGVTHNYRRDHRLNMWFTLSTRSDDERQLILDEIRRVSGCARVYEFPSQQTFKLRVFFDMDGEAHGSQFGYA; encoded by the coding sequence ATGGATACCATAGATCAGCAGCTTCTCAACCTGATTCAACAGGGAATTCCCCTAGACCCGAAGCCTTATCACGCTCTGGCGCAGCAGCTGGGTCTTGCGCCCGAAGAAACTGTCCAGCGGCTAAAGGATTTGAGAGAGCAGAAATATATCCGGCGGATTGGCGCAGTGCTGAATCCCGTAAAGCTCGGATATAAGAGCAAGCTATATGCGCTTGAAGTTTCTGAAGATCGATTCTACCAAACCGCAGAAACGGTAAATCAATATCAAGGTGTCACACATAATTACCGGCGTGATCACCGTCTAAATATGTGGTTCACCTTATCCACCCGTTCAGATGACGAAAGGCAGCTCATTCTGGACGAGATTCGGCGCGTATCCGGATGTGCGCGCGTCTATGAATTTCCATCACAGCAGACCTTCAAGCTGCGAGTATTCTTTGATATGGATGGTGAGGCCCATGGCAGTCAATTTGGATACGCTTGA
- a CDS encoding radical SAM/SPASM domain-containing protein, whose amino-acid sequence MLISWNITKRCNLFCDHCYRDSGPDAATHAELNTTEGKQLIRQIARANFKLLVLSGGEPMLRKDLPELIAEAHAANLRTGLGTNGTLMTRSAAQELKSAGLSGVAISLDSSSPDHHNRFRNSYGSWQRAIRGIEHALDAGLRVQVNMTMTEHNADDFEALTDKVVELGVHALHPFFLVPTGRGINIEEDALKRDQYFDVLKATLKKQPGTPIEIKPTCAPQFMPMAKELGIPMRYTRGCLAGVSYCSVLPDGEVHVCPYLPVKAGHVRETPFDEVWNNSSIFQTLRTADKYEGACGLCPDQGICGGCRARAYYYSGGNMMAEEPWCYKRTGGL is encoded by the coding sequence ATGCTGATCTCCTGGAATATCACTAAGCGCTGCAATCTATTCTGCGACCACTGCTACAGAGACTCCGGTCCGGATGCGGCGACCCATGCCGAGCTCAATACGACCGAAGGCAAGCAGCTCATCCGGCAGATTGCCCGGGCCAACTTCAAGCTGCTGGTCCTCAGCGGCGGCGAACCTATGCTTCGCAAGGATCTGCCCGAATTAATCGCCGAGGCCCACGCCGCCAATCTTCGCACCGGACTCGGTACGAATGGAACCTTAATGACGCGAAGCGCTGCCCAGGAGCTGAAGTCGGCCGGTCTAAGCGGCGTTGCCATCAGCCTCGACAGCTCTTCCCCGGACCACCATAACCGCTTCCGCAATTCTTACGGAAGCTGGCAGCGGGCGATCCGGGGCATCGAGCACGCGCTTGACGCCGGGCTGAGGGTACAGGTCAACATGACCATGACCGAACATAATGCCGACGACTTCGAGGCACTCACGGACAAGGTCGTGGAGCTCGGCGTGCACGCTCTGCACCCCTTCTTCCTCGTGCCAACCGGCAGGGGCATCAACATCGAGGAGGACGCGCTGAAGCGCGATCAGTATTTCGATGTGCTCAAGGCGACCTTGAAGAAGCAGCCGGGCACACCGATTGAGATCAAGCCTACCTGTGCTCCCCAATTTATGCCGATGGCCAAGGAGCTGGGCATCCCGATGCGGTACACCCGCGGCTGTCTTGCGGGGGTAAGCTACTGCAGCGTCCTTCCTGACGGCGAGGTTCATGTCTGTCCTTATCTCCCCGTCAAAGCCGGGCATGTACGCGAGACCCCCTTTGATGAAGTCTGGAACAACAGCAGCATCTTCCAGACGCTCCGCACTGCGGACAAGTATGAAGGAGCCTGCGGCTTATGCCCAGATCAGGGCATCTGCGGGGGCTGCCGTGCCCGTGCTTACTATTACAGCGGCGGAAATATGATGGCCGAAGAACCTTGGTGCTACAAACGAACAGGAGGGTTATAA
- the ahbB gene encoding siroheme decarboxylase subunit beta codes for MAVNLDTLDLSILQRVQGDLPLSTDPMGELANELGCTPEDLLDRLKRLTDQGIIKRIGAVLHHRKSGYTANGLFVARVKADHIQAMGERLSQLKSVSHCYERYPAPDWPYNLYAMIHGKSKAEVMTTVTQFTHSAAIQDYEVLFSTEELKKTSFRL; via the coding sequence ATGGCAGTCAATTTGGATACGCTTGACCTGAGTATTCTTCAGCGAGTGCAGGGAGACCTTCCTCTCTCTACCGATCCTATGGGAGAGCTGGCGAATGAACTCGGCTGTACCCCGGAGGATTTGCTAGATAGGCTAAAAAGGCTTACCGATCAAGGTATCATCAAGCGAATTGGAGCCGTACTGCACCACCGTAAATCCGGTTATACGGCGAACGGGCTATTCGTTGCCCGGGTTAAAGCGGATCATATTCAAGCTATGGGAGAGCGATTGTCCCAGCTGAAATCCGTAAGCCACTGCTATGAGCGGTACCCTGCACCGGATTGGCCGTATAATTTATACGCTATGATTCACGGCAAGAGTAAAGCAGAGGTCATGACCACGGTCACCCAATTTACGCACAGCGCAGCCATTCAAGACTATGAGGTGCTATTCAGTACGGAAGAGCTCAAGAAGACAAGCTTTAGACTTTGA
- a CDS encoding radical SAM/SPASM domain-containing protein produces MKEGNPLINVTKLLTGLQGEGDALRYTPHTGTQPAQGVSEGRGPVVVWNSTRACNLNCLHCYADACSSPASAELSTREAMAMIDDLSRFKVPVLLFSGGEPLMRRDLLPLLRYAKLRGIRTVISTNGTLITSRMAERIKQAGVGYVGISIDGMGSNNDRFRGQSGAYERAIQGIRNCLAQGQKVGLRFTISRHTLADLEQVLNLIEEEQIPRACFYHLVYSGRGQHLQNEDITRQEAREAMDMIVQKTLELYQKGRPAEILTVDNHADGVYLYQWMKERDPLQAKRIFSLLQANGGNRSGVAIGCIDWHGEVYPDQFTRDIRLGSIRERSFSEIWSDLSHPILSGLRDRKPLLAGRCRECHWLALCNGNFRARALATGSFWASDPSCYLTDEEIKAPRPSTEVQADADLLEYH; encoded by the coding sequence GTGAAAGAAGGGAATCCCTTGATTAACGTTACCAAGCTTCTGACAGGCCTTCAGGGGGAGGGCGATGCGCTTCGTTATACACCGCATACCGGCACACAGCCGGCTCAAGGCGTATCGGAGGGCCGCGGTCCCGTAGTTGTATGGAATTCCACCCGCGCCTGTAACCTAAACTGCCTGCACTGCTATGCGGATGCTTGCTCCTCGCCGGCCTCAGCTGAGCTGTCGACCCGGGAAGCTATGGCGATGATCGATGATCTAAGCCGCTTCAAAGTTCCTGTCCTCCTCTTTTCAGGGGGAGAACCGCTAATGCGCCGGGATTTGCTCCCACTTCTTCGCTACGCCAAGCTGCGCGGCATCCGTACGGTCATCTCGACCAACGGCACCTTGATTACCTCCAGGATGGCCGAGCGAATCAAGCAGGCTGGAGTCGGATATGTTGGCATCAGCATTGATGGGATGGGAAGCAATAACGATAGATTCCGCGGCCAATCTGGGGCCTACGAACGGGCCATCCAAGGCATTCGCAACTGCTTAGCGCAAGGCCAGAAGGTAGGACTCCGCTTCACGATCAGCCGACATACCTTGGCGGATCTTGAGCAGGTGCTGAATCTGATCGAGGAAGAGCAAATTCCCAGGGCTTGCTTCTACCATCTCGTCTATTCGGGAAGAGGTCAGCATCTGCAGAATGAAGACATCACCCGTCAGGAAGCAAGGGAAGCTATGGATATGATCGTTCAAAAAACCCTTGAGCTCTATCAAAAGGGACGTCCGGCGGAAATCCTCACCGTGGATAACCATGCGGATGGCGTGTACCTCTACCAATGGATGAAGGAGCGAGATCCGCTTCAGGCCAAGCGGATCTTCTCGCTCCTTCAGGCGAATGGCGGGAATCGGTCTGGGGTCGCCATCGGCTGTATTGATTGGCACGGCGAAGTCTATCCCGACCAGTTCACAAGGGACATTCGGCTCGGGAGCATCCGTGAGCGAAGCTTTAGCGAAATTTGGTCTGATCTCAGCCACCCCATCTTGTCAGGCCTTCGGGATCGGAAGCCGTTGCTTGCAGGCAGATGCCGTGAATGCCACTGGCTTGCACTCTGCAACGGTAATTTCCGGGCCAGAGCCTTGGCAACCGGAAGCTTCTGGGCGTCCGATCCCTCCTGCTATCTGACAGATGAGGAGATCAAGGCACCGCGCCCGAGCACGGAGGTGCAGGCAGATGCTGATCTCCTGGAATATCACTAA
- the speD gene encoding adenosylmethionine decarboxylase — translation MKLSPEQRIQLHGFNNLTKSLSFNMYDICYTRTKEEREAYIEYIDEQYNADRLTKILTHVSEIIGAHVLNIAKQDYVPQGASVTVLVSEGPVVEVPKASYEESPGPLPDSVVIQLDKSHITVHTYPEYHPDEGISTFRADIDVSTCGEISPLKALNYLIHSFDTDIMTMDYRVRGFTRDISGHKLFIDHDISSIQNYIPEQVRDLYDMIDVNVYQENIFHTKCKLKQFDLDNYLFGYTKDSLTPEQQAQITDSLQAEMNEIYYGKNMS, via the coding sequence ATGAAACTATCACCGGAGCAGCGTATTCAGCTTCATGGCTTTAATAATCTGACCAAATCTCTCAGCTTTAATATGTATGACATCTGCTATACAAGGACCAAAGAAGAACGCGAGGCTTACATTGAATATATTGATGAACAGTACAATGCGGACCGGTTGACCAAAATTTTAACCCATGTCTCCGAGATCATTGGCGCCCATGTGCTGAACATTGCCAAACAGGACTATGTCCCGCAAGGAGCCAGCGTTACCGTCCTCGTCTCCGAAGGACCCGTCGTGGAAGTGCCGAAGGCCTCCTACGAGGAGTCTCCCGGTCCACTGCCGGATTCCGTGGTCATACAGCTTGATAAGAGCCATATCACCGTTCACACTTATCCCGAATATCATCCGGATGAGGGCATCAGCACTTTTCGGGCAGATATAGACGTTTCCACCTGTGGGGAGATTTCCCCGCTAAAGGCTCTTAATTACCTGATCCATTCCTTTGATACAGATATCATGACCATGGATTACCGCGTACGGGGCTTCACTAGAGATATCAGCGGGCATAAGCTGTTCATTGACCATGACATCAGCTCGATCCAGAACTATATTCCTGAACAAGTCAGGGATCTATACGATATGATTGACGTGAATGTTTATCAAGAGAACATTTTTCACACCAAGTGCAAGCTGAAGCAGTTCGATCTGGACAATTACTTGTTTGGCTATACGAAGGATTCGTTAACGCCAGAACAGCAGGCGCAAATTACAGATAGTCTTCAAGCAGAGATGAACGAGATTTACTATGGAAAAAACATGTCTTGA